Proteins from a genomic interval of Symmachiella macrocystis:
- a CDS encoding two-component regulator propeller domain-containing protein, with protein MKQMFGPLWVVLLAATVTAVAPAITNAADEKIVDTPFLQDYRGPFIKAAVAKGQGVRKSGNNVRAIAVDTNDKIWAATAAGLMHVQEDQLVPPDGATVDGSTYAVLANPDGSLWVGAWNGLFRVADGQVTQDTGIEGPVTLLRWTGKRLFAATPRGLFEKTSDAWKKVEGPWATNIYDVVVTGEDLYIAAWSGLYRQSAGKTDWLQGQEQALSRRVNSLAADRNGHVWIGSAAGIDIYRDGRRVSAITPEQGLPSTSIQCLDLGHDGRLWVGTAIGAARFDGKTWSFRHSLRWLPNDDVRDIEFLKDGSAVIATADGISIIRQREMTLESKADFFDKLVRARHVRPPGLMERCRLPVPGDISTFEPMDTDNDGMYTGLYMAAESYRYAVTKAADAKANATEAFRAMEFLQTVTGTSGFVARTVIPVEWNRMADGNRTYTDEEAADHFAREARWKKVEIRWRKSDDGKWLWKGDTSSDEITGHFFSYPIYYDLVADDAEKKRVAALVGRIMDHIIKGGYVLRDIDGEATRWGVWAPEKLNDDPNWWLERGVNSVEALTYLTIAKHVTGNEKYDREIDRLLYKEHYAENILKPLRTGNDYFTYIGYQLLAFCYPALLTYEQDPARRVLYRESMEAWFAPVRQDDSPLFGFAYAAFSGRNANLSACAELLRDVPLDQIQYTIHNSQREDVEVVGVPVEGRRQTRRLLPPSERAVFRWDRNVYFVDHGAGGHWEGSTAFWLMPYWMGRYYDLITPPEK; from the coding sequence ATGAAGCAAATGTTTGGGCCCCTCTGGGTCGTACTGTTGGCGGCAACCGTCACTGCTGTCGCTCCCGCGATTACGAATGCCGCTGACGAAAAAATTGTTGATACGCCATTCTTGCAAGATTATCGCGGCCCGTTTATCAAAGCCGCCGTCGCCAAAGGTCAAGGCGTTCGAAAGTCAGGGAACAATGTCCGAGCAATTGCGGTCGATACCAACGATAAGATCTGGGCAGCCACCGCCGCTGGATTGATGCATGTCCAGGAGGATCAATTGGTCCCTCCAGACGGTGCGACCGTCGATGGCTCCACGTATGCGGTTTTGGCAAATCCCGACGGCTCGTTGTGGGTTGGCGCATGGAATGGATTGTTTCGGGTCGCTGACGGTCAGGTCACGCAGGATACGGGGATCGAAGGACCGGTGACATTGCTCAGGTGGACAGGCAAACGGCTCTTTGCTGCCACTCCCCGCGGGCTGTTTGAAAAAACCAGCGATGCCTGGAAGAAGGTGGAAGGGCCGTGGGCTACGAATATTTATGACGTCGTGGTGACTGGCGAAGATCTTTATATTGCTGCTTGGTCTGGGTTGTATCGCCAATCGGCCGGCAAGACCGACTGGCTGCAAGGTCAGGAACAGGCGCTGAGCCGCCGCGTCAATTCACTGGCAGCGGATCGCAACGGGCATGTCTGGATCGGTTCCGCTGCGGGGATCGACATCTATCGCGACGGTCGTCGAGTTTCCGCCATCACCCCCGAACAAGGACTCCCCTCGACGAGCATCCAGTGTCTGGACTTGGGGCATGACGGACGACTTTGGGTGGGCACGGCCATCGGTGCCGCTCGGTTTGATGGCAAGACTTGGTCCTTCCGGCACAGCCTGCGTTGGCTGCCCAACGACGATGTGCGCGACATTGAATTTTTGAAAGACGGCTCAGCAGTCATCGCCACTGCGGACGGAATCAGCATTATTCGCCAACGGGAGATGACACTCGAATCGAAAGCGGATTTTTTTGATAAGCTCGTCCGCGCGCGACACGTCCGTCCCCCCGGCCTGATGGAACGTTGCCGGCTGCCAGTTCCTGGTGATATCTCAACGTTCGAACCGATGGACACCGACAACGACGGCATGTACACCGGCCTGTATATGGCGGCCGAGTCCTATCGTTATGCTGTCACGAAAGCAGCCGATGCCAAGGCGAACGCCACCGAAGCGTTTCGCGCTATGGAGTTTCTACAAACTGTGACCGGCACATCTGGATTCGTAGCCCGCACGGTGATTCCTGTCGAATGGAATCGCATGGCGGACGGCAACCGGACTTATACCGACGAAGAAGCCGCCGACCACTTTGCACGAGAGGCCCGTTGGAAAAAAGTAGAGATTCGTTGGCGAAAAAGCGACGACGGAAAATGGCTGTGGAAAGGGGACACCAGTTCCGACGAAATCACCGGCCATTTCTTTAGCTATCCGATCTACTACGACCTCGTCGCCGACGATGCCGAGAAAAAACGTGTCGCCGCCTTGGTCGGACGGATTATGGATCACATCATCAAGGGCGGATACGTCCTCCGCGACATCGATGGAGAAGCGACGCGTTGGGGCGTCTGGGCGCCCGAAAAGCTAAACGACGATCCTAACTGGTGGTTGGAACGGGGAGTCAATTCGGTCGAGGCGCTGACCTATCTGACGATCGCAAAGCATGTCACAGGCAACGAAAAATATGATCGCGAAATTGATCGACTGCTTTACAAAGAGCACTACGCGGAAAACATCCTCAAGCCGCTTAGAACCGGCAACGACTATTTCACTTACATCGGATATCAGTTGTTGGCGTTTTGTTATCCGGCGCTGCTGACCTATGAACAAGACCCCGCACGTCGTGTGCTCTATCGCGAAAGCATGGAAGCTTGGTTCGCCCCGGTGCGGCAGGATGATAGTCCGTTGTTTGGTTTCGCGTATGCTGCCTTCTCCGGCAGGAACGCAAACCTCAGCGCCTGTGCTGAACTTCTGCGGGACGTGCCGTTGGATCAGATTCAATACACCATTCACAACTCGCAGCGAGAGGATGTGGAGGTCGTGGGAGTCCCCGTTGAGGGGCGACGGCAAACCCGTCGTCTGCTGCCTCCCAGCGAACGGGCTGTGTTTCGTTGGGATCGAAACGTCTATTTCGTTGACCATGGGGCAGGCGGGCATTGGGAGGGGAGCACCGCGTTTTGGTTAATGCCCTATTGGATGGGACGGTACTACGACCTCATCACCCCGCCGGAGAAATAA